The genomic window GCACGCCCAGCCAATCGCGCAAGAACGCTTTGTTCGCAGGCGTATCGGGAAGCGCAAGAGGGTTGAAACCAGTCGGTTCACCCGGATTGATCCGGTCGTAGCGCCCGCCGATGCCGCGAATGAACAGCTCTGCGCCCCGGTCCTTATCGAAAAGGATCGTGCGTGGCTTAAACTTCTGCGCCTGTGCGGCGAGGAAGTTCATCACTACGGTCTTACCCGAACCCGATGGGCCGATGACGCTGAAATTGCCAAGATCGCCATTATGGAAATTGAAAAAGAACGGCGTTGCGCTGGTCGTCTCCAAAAGCGTGACCGCATCGCCCCAATGGTTTCCGCTCGCCTGGCCCAGAGCAAAGCCGTGGAAGCTGCCGAAGCTTGCCATATTTGCGCTGGAGATCAGAGCGCGGCGCACGACATAATCTTCATTGCCGGGGAATTGTGCCCAGAAAGACGGCTCCAGATTAGTGTCTTCGCGCACCGCAATCGCGCCAGTGTCCGCAAGCGCCGCAGAAGCCGCAGCACAAGCATCGTCAAGTCGATCAAGCGCACGTTCCCGCACAAGAACGGTCAGGTGGTGGTCGCCAAAGCCAACCGCACCGTTGCCGAGCGCATCGCGCGCCGCCATCATATCCGCACGTTCAGCCGCCGCCTCTTCGTCAATTGAACGCGAGCGGCGAAGAGCAAGATCAATCCGCTCACGTGCCGTAGTCCGCTCATTTGGTGCGTAACTCTCCGTTACGATCATCTCATACGGCAGGCGTAGCAGTGGATCAAGAAGGCCGGGCGAGGTTGCTTCGGGATATTCCTTGAGCCCCAGCATGGCCGCAAACTCAGGTCCGCCAGCGCCCTTGATCTCCATCGCGTCGAGCCCGAAACTTGCACGGCGATAGGGAAGCATATGACCGATATCGGTGTCAGCCGCAGGTTTGCGAACAGGACGCATTTCGCCGTTGTAGAGCGCTGATAAAAGCTCCAGCATTTCAGAATTCGTACCGCCAGAAGGCGCCGAGTACTCGCCGAGAACGCTCGCCCCATAAGGCGAAAGCGCAGCCGTCAGCCCTGTGACCGCCGCTTTAAGGCTGCGAATATCCTTGGGATCAGCTTCGAGTTCTTCAGCCGTGGTGCGAGAGAAGAACTTGGAAATCCGCTCTGGCAGTCCCGTTTTGCCGCGCGCTGGACGACGGATCAGGGTTACGAACTGGTCATTGATGAAAAGCGAACCGCCCGCCAACCGCTCTTTCCAGCGCGCATCAATGTGGCGTGAGAGCGCATCGGGAAACTCTGCGTCGAGCTCAACCTCTACGCGCCTGCGGATCACGTGGTGATAGAGCACAAAGCGCGCATCAAGCGTCGAACGCAGCACCACCTCACGGGTCGCGGCATGGGAGTTCAAGGCGTCGGAATCTTCGGTTTCGAACAAAAGACCCGGCACCTGGATCGCGCTCATCACCGAGCCATCGCGAAGCAGCACGGTGCTTTCATCGACCAGCCGCTCATAAGGCAGG from Erythrobacter sp. SCSIO 43205 includes these protein-coding regions:
- a CDS encoding VirB4 family type IV secretion/conjugal transfer ATPase, whose product is MANWIGPASWSAKEALAGDRLPYERLVDESTVLLRDGSVMSAIQVPGLLFETEDSDALNSHAATREVVLRSTLDARFVLYHHVIRRRVEVELDAEFPDALSRHIDARWKERLAGGSLFINDQFVTLIRRPARGKTGLPERISKFFSRTTAEELEADPKDIRSLKAAVTGLTAALSPYGASVLGEYSAPSGGTNSEMLELLSALYNGEMRPVRKPAADTDIGHMLPYRRASFGLDAMEIKGAGGPEFAAMLGLKEYPEATSPGLLDPLLRLPYEMIVTESYAPNERTTARERIDLALRRSRSIDEEAAAERADMMAARDALGNGAVGFGDHHLTVLVRERALDRLDDACAAASAALADTGAIAVREDTNLEPSFWAQFPGNEDYVVRRALISSANMASFGSFHGFALGQASGNHWGDAVTLLETTSATPFFFNFHNGDLGNFSVIGPSGSGKTVVMNFLAAQAQKFKPRTILFDKDRGAELFIRGIGGRYDRINPGEPTGFNPLALPDTPANKAFLRDWLGVLLKADGPEELATISAAVDATYANDPSLRRLRHFKELLAGARRPEPGDLADRLSAWIGGASGDGGEHAWLFDNDTDALDLDQRVLGFDMTQLLENPRLRTPTMMYLFHRIDERLDGEPTMILIDEGWKALDDEVFAARIRDWLKTLRKRNALVGFATQSAKDALESRISTALVEQTATMVFMPNSRARAEDYCDGFGLTEHELALIRTLPAHSRCFLVRRPDASVVVRLDLSGAPEVLTILSGREAAVRRLDLLRAAVGDEPSAWYPALTNHAWPDGFGPDGSSDVNEDGTPVWQAAE